The window acgcacgtgaACAAACGAGTACATGGAAGTTTTCCCTACAACAGGAACAACAAAAGAGCCCCCCCCAAACACCCTCCTCACCTtgcagagatgattatcccatatccccccactaggaccctgcggttccaaaatgctggcctgctatTGGTGACAACTttcaagagcagacaggggggcggagcttccagttatcaggCTCCTTTTATtatggaatcagctccctgattggttcgtgagacagacaccatctgtgttcaagagtagactaacgGCCGAGGTTCAAAGCAAGCCGAGGCGATATCAGATATCAGAAGTGATCGTGGAGGTGTTGCtgacctctgattggtcggacGGATCGTCGGCAGCATCACTGACTGACGGGAAACGGTGAAGGTCAAAGCAGACCATTGGAGATGATAAGAATTCCCAATCCTGAACTTATCCAACACGCGttgaaagctttatttttgagaTGTGATTATTTGTCTGTAGCACCAGAAAGGCCGACATATTTTAATCACAATTAATGTTGAGGCTCAATATCGATTGAAATCCTAAATGCAGagaatttgttttttcatgtaaATATATCCTGATCTTTGTGGtgtcatcctctctgtttcagTGCTTTGCGCTGATCATGACTTCGGGCCAGATGTGGAACCACATCAGAGGACCCCCGTATGCACACAAGAACCCCAGCACTGGACAAGTGGTAAGCCCGACTGTCAGAGACGAGGAGCTTGATCAAGCAGAAGGACGTGAAAAAGCACACTCTGAGGTGTGTGCAGACGGAAACCTGGTGCTATGACTCTGAGGTGTATGCAGACGGAAACCTGGTGCTATGACTCTGAGGTGTATGCAGACGGAAACCTGGTGCTATGACTGAGGTGTATGCAGACGGAAACCTGGTGCTATGACTCTGAGGTGTGTGCAGATAGAAACCTGGTGCTATGACTCTGAGGTGTATGCAGATAGAAACCTGGTGCTATGACTCTGAGGTGTATGCAGACGGAAACCTGGTGCTATGACTCTGAGGTGTATGCAGACGGAAGCCTGGCGCTATGACTCTGAGGTGTATGCAGGCGGAAACCTGGTGCTATGACTCTGAGGTGTATGCAGGCGGAAACCTGGTGCTATGACTGAGGTGTATGCAGACGGAAACCTGGTGCTATGACTGAGGTGTATGCAGACGGAAACCTGGTGCTATGACTCTGAGGTGCATGCAGATAGAAACCTGGTGCTACGACTCTGAGGTGTATGATGACCACCGGCTTGAGTGGGAGGAGTAAAGAACTCAAGCTCAGTGTGTTGAAGTCAGGACAAATgagttcagctgaaataccagAAATCCTACTTGGGTATGTTCAGCAGATATTTCTACTGCGTTGCTTGTTCTCATGTTTCAGTGAACCATGTAAAGCAATGTAATCAGAGTACTTGactgtgtgtgcttgcgtgtaTTCAGAGTACTTGactgtgtgtgcttgcgtgtaATCAGAGTACTTGACTGCGTGTAATCAGGGTACTTGACTGCGTGTAATCAGGGTACTTGACTGCGTGTAATCAGGGTACTTGACCGCGTGTAATCAGGGTACTCGACCGCGTGTAATCAGGGTACTTGACCGCGTGTAATCAGAGTACTTGACCGCGTGTAATCAGGGTACTTGACTGCGTGTAATCAGGGTACTTGACCGCGTGTAATCAGGGTACTTGACTGCGTGTAATCAGGGTACTTGACCGCGTGTAATCAGGGTACTTGACCGCGTGTAATCAGAGTACTTGACTGCGTGTAATCAGGGTACTTGACCGCGTGTAATCAGAGTACTTGACCGCGTGTAATCAGGGTACTTGACCGCGTGTAATCAGGGTACTTGACCGCGTGTAATCAGGGTACTTGACTGCGTGTAATCAGGGTACTTGACCGCGTGTAATCAGGGTACTTGACCGCGTGTAATCAGAGTACTTGGCCGCGTGTAATCAGGGTACTTGACCGCGTGTAATCAGGGTACTTGACCGCGTGTAATCAGGGTACTTGACTGCGTGTAATCAGGGTACTTGACCGCGTGTAATCAGGGTACTTGACCGCGTGTAATCAGGGTACTTGACCGCGTGTAATCAGGGTACTTGACCGCGTGTAATCAGGGTACTTGACCGCGTGTAATCAGGGTACTTGACCGCGTGTAATCAGGGTACTTGACCGCGTGTAATCAGGGTACTTGACCGCGTGTAATCAGGGTACTTGACCGCGTGTAATCAGGGTACTTGACCGCGTGTAATCAGAGTACTTGACTGCGTGTAATCAGGGTACTTGACCGCGTGTAATCAGAGTACTTGACTGTGTGCTTGCGTGTAATCAGAGTACTTGACTGCGTGTATTCAGAGTACTTGACTGCGTGTAATCAGAGTACTTGACTGCGTGTAATCAGAGTACTCGACCGCGTGTAATCAGAGTACTTGACTACTTGCAGAGCTACATCCATGGCAGCAGTCAGGCCCAGTTCGTGGCAGAGACTCACATCGTCCTGCTCTTCAGTATCCTTCAGCTTCAGCAGAGAgtctagagagcagctccatcgAGTTTCAGTGCTGCTCCACGGGACGTCCTGTGCAcccgtccccccccgtccccccccccgtctcaatGTGGCGCCCGGGAGGCCGAGCTGTTCCGTTGGATGGAGCTTCCGTCTGCTTGTTGTCTCAACCTTGACCCCGACCATCAGATGGCGCCATCACCGTGGGGATGGTGCTGCTCTGTGAAGCTGCTACGTCTGACATGGAGATCGGCAAGAGGAAGAGTACgtaacgcacacgcacacacacacacagacacacacacagacgcactcGCACAGACGCACTCGCACAGACGCACTCGCACAGACGCACTCACACagacgcactcacacacacgcacacagacagacacgcacacagacagacacgcacacagacacaggcacgcacacggacacaggcacgcacacggacacagacacgcacacggacacagacacgcacacggacagacacgcacacggacagacacgcacacagacacacactcacaccgtCGGCAGGTAATTCTGAGTATTCCACGCGTTTCGTCTTCAAGGTTCGTttactgtctttgttttttaaatctcattcTCTCCAAAGActaaacacaataaaaacaaaactgaatattCATGGAACTAGTAGTAATACTTTGGAAAtagaaaattaataattaaactcCTATTTTGCTAATTCAGTGGAGCAACTCGCTGCAAGTTTTAAaagtcccatattctaccctctTTCTaaaagttaacgcagttctccagcacgtatatgaaatatctgctgcaggacagcgtccctcatttctgtctccaacagatgctgcaggacagcgtccctcatgtctgtctcaaacagatgctgcaggacagcgtccctcatgtctgtctcaaacagatgctgcaggacagcgtccctcatttctgtctcaaacagatgatgcaggacagcgtccctcatttctgtctcaaacggatgctgcaggacagcgtccctcatttctgtctcaaacggatgatgcaggacagcgtccctcatttctgtctcaaacggatgctgcaggacagcgtccctcatttctgtctcaaacggatgatgcaggacagcgtccctcatttctgtctcaaacggatgatgcaggacagcgtccctcatttctgtctcaaacggatgctgcaggacagcgtccctcatttctgtctcaaacggatgatgcaggacagcgtccctcatttctgtctcaaacggatgctgcaggacagcgtccctcatttctgtctcaaacagatgctgcaggacagcgtccctcatttctgtctcaaacagatgatgcaggacagcgtccctcatttctgtctcaaacggatgctgcaggacagcgtccctcatttctgtctcaaacggatgatgcaggacagcgtccctcatttctgtctcaaacggatgctgcaggacagcgtccctcatttctgtctcaaacggatgatgcaggacagcgtccctcatttctgtctcaaacggatgatgcaggacagcgtccctcatttctgtctcaaacggatgctgcaggacagcgtccttcatttctgtctcaaacggatgatgcaggacagcgtccctcatttctgtctcaaacggatgctgcaggacagcgtccctcatttctgtctcaaacagatgctgcaggacagcgtccctcatttccagGAACAgttaacattttaaagtgatccagaattctggatcactctaaaatgtttgtttacatTACAGTCGACGGAGCTTCAACATGGTTTCCTCagtatcttggttgattattgattatggGATTTGgcacagtcggggggggggggtgggggggtctctccaccgaatttcatctggatcggatccagaacgaggtcgggaacaaatattacattttaacagtgaaacccatttatggattcaagaatcaatcaactcaaatgtatttattatttgaaaggataaaagcCCCTGAGATGAAACgtctcgttttcaagagggtcctgATCAGAGCAGACGAGCAAAGATCTGACGGACATGAAGGGAACGGACCAGAACCGCTGCGTGGCTCTGGACTCTCACCCGGACTAGCGGGGAGAGTAGTCTGATACTCCGTTTGTTGTACTAGTATCTGTAAACGGTCATCTTGTGGTGACGCCGTGCTCGTGCGTGTCAGTTGTGTGGGGGAGAGTAGTCTGATACTCCGTTTGTTGTACTAGTATCTGTAAACGGTCATCTTGTGGTGACGCCGTGCTCGTGTGTGTCAGTTGTGTGCGTTGCAGGCATCGGTCTGGTGATCCTGTTCTTCAGCTGGCTGTTGTCCATCTTCAGAGCAAAATACCACGGATACCCGTACAGGTAACCCGACACCGAGCCCGCCGAGCCCGGGACGAAGGCTCCTTTCTGATTGGTTGTGTCTGTTTCAGCTTCCTGATGAGCTAGTTTCCCAGCATCCTCTGCTTTCATCACTCGTATGAACTCCAGgccaagcgggggggggggggggctctccatGGGAAGGATCCCACTCATCTGGCCATCAACACTGTGCCTTCCTTCACAATGACTCAGCAAGTTTTGACGAATCGATCAGGATTTGTAATTTTGAATAGTTGAGTCTGGAAATCTGTCCGTGTCTTGATTTTTCAAtgattctgtgtgtttttttaatgtactgTATTATATTATGTCATGTTATATCAAAGGATATGACATCATAAAGAtgaggggggggctggagacaGAACGGTCTAAAAGTTTGATCCGGCTCATTTTTATAGCCCGGATCATCTGGTGGTGTCGGGTTTCACCGATCCGAACGACGAGCTGCTTGTTGAAGACTGAAGCCGCCATTTTCAGGACGATGTCGCGACATCTTAGCCTCTAAATACCTAACAGTTAGTCTTATTCCAGTTCTCGCTGTAGAattaactggggggggggcagctttacCTCTGCTCACCcctcagctggggggggggcgtgctccTTTTGAAAATGCCCATCACCTCTCTTGGTGTTGCGGGGATGCTGTTgggcgtgtggggggggggggggggggctttcttctCGCCTTCTGTGTTGGACGTCTTTGTTCTTCCACCACTGCCgggtgggttcgggttcggttCCGGTTTCTACGTCGGTGTGGGTTCTCAGGCACATTCGCTCATGAAAACGCTTTTCAGACGGAAGGCGGGACGGAATGTTCCGtctgagatgacttcctgtcattAAAAGCCCCGACTGCCTTTGTGTCGTGTGTTCTTTCAGTTCCAGCCCGAATCATAGCTGGACTACAAACGAGTGGCAACAGATTACAGCTCAGGTGAACGGCTTGGGCGGAGAgacggaggtggaggtggagtgtcccccccccccccggacagaCACGGGACCGTGTCGTGAATCGTTGTTCACTTCGGCTTGGaagagggtattgcaattgggtccgtttgtccgtttgtctgtctgtctgtccgagcgcataactgaGAAAcgagtaacccaatcgacttggaatttttacacaagcaaggttctgtctgtggctcggtcctccccgagaatggcgttgatccggatctggatccagattctagaattttttaaaggattctttaacattgcgaggcAGGGCaacttttttgacatttttcttaatttcttcaaaacgcatggcggtacggatctgaaaaaaatcacacataagtactccttaaaggtctattaCCAGGACTAATTTcgtccggatccggatcacaatccggatctgagagctaatttacgttctaaaatcggcatctttcaggagtccatcccgacctcaattttggagctagaggcttcagatttggtgtgaacactcatagtccattctagtttcatatatgttacagttgtagttgtatcttgtcctgttccggagcagcaagctagagcaggtttggcccctctgatccggaagccctgtttactgtctcacaagatccaatagtctattggaggcggagtctgcagtctctgactGTCTTTCTAGTCGTTAGTTTCAGGAACATGGCggacttttctttttgctcctgTCAGAAACGTCTCCATCATTCTTGGTGTGGTGCGTCGCTAAAACAAGTCCGGGTGACCCGGACCTCGGGTTCCGCCTGCAAAAGGACTGGCCATTCCAGTGGCCTGCTGttcgccccgccccctcatggGGGCGTTCCCCGCAGTTTGAGAACGAAGAAGAATCAGAACCCTGCAttagaaagaggagaagaagaagcgcccggagaacaacacaacacaacatggCGGCGTTAGAGCGCGATGCGGACGCGGGACACGCGTCCGACCCGGACGCGGAGCCCCTGAAGGTGTCCGACCTGCTGGACCGGGGCTGGAGGACGTTCGAGGAGCTGGACAGCACCCACGAGCCGCTGGCCTCGGCCGGCGTGCAGGCGCGCGTGCGGCGCGGCCTGAGGATGCTGGAGGAGGCGTCCGGAATGGTCGCTCAGCTCGACCTGTTCAGCAGCaacgaggagctggaggaggtcgCCACGGCGGACCTGAAGTACCTGCTGCTGCCGGCGCTGCTCGGCGGCCTCACCCTGAAGCGGGCCGGCCGGGCCGGGCGGGCCGGCCGGCTGGAGCTGGTCCGGACGGCCCGGGCCTACTTCATGGACTTCCTCAGGCGATGCAAGGAGTACAAGTTAGCGCAGTTTGAGCTGCCGACGTCCCGGGAAGGGGCCGACGGGGCGTCGCGGGGGGGAGGACCGACAGCAACGGTAAGCGTTCGGCTCAGCCCcggcccggtaccggtaccgggtCGGGTCGGCAGTGCGCGGGTAACGCGTTCGCTTGAAACGTAACGGGTTCCTCCGTGTCCGTGGAAACGTCACGTTAAAAGTGAGCCGGTCACAGAACCgttctactggggggggggatcggatcggatcggtCAAGGCCCGCCAGCAGCAtcgttaacccacgggacgctgctggacactggattactgtgggacagagacgaggaagaggaggaggaggaggaggaagacgggtccACCAACAGccagagaagagggaatggaagaggagagacgatgacgggaaaagatagagaggttggacaggattagaaatgagacactaagagggacagtgaaggttagacgttttggagacgaggtcagagagaccagactttgatggtttggacatgtccagaggagagacagggactatatcggtagaaggatgctgaggatggaactgccagggaacagggctagaggacgacccaggagaagagacatggacgtagtgagagaggacgatgcaaaggacagggtgaagtggagaacgttcagtaatctgattggttgattctcgcctgagggattgagggaggggtttgtttgttttcagtaatctgattggttgattctcacctgagggattgagggaggggtttgtttgttttcagtaatctgattggttgattctcacctgagggattgagggaggggtttgtttgttttcagtaatctgattggttgattctcacctgagggattgagggaggggtttgtttgttttcagtaatctgattggttgattctcacctgagggattgagggaggggtttgtttgttttcagtaatctgattggttgattctcacctgagggattgagggaggggtttgtttgttttcagtaatctgattggttgattctcacctgagggattgagggaggggcttgtttgttttcagtaatctgattggttgattctcgcctgagggattgagggaggggtttgtttgttttcagtaatctgattggttgattctcgcctgagggattgagggaggggtctgtttgttttcagtaatctgattggttgattctcacctgagggattgagggaggggtttgtttggtttcagtaatctgattggttgattctcgcctgagggattgagggaggggtctgtttgttttcagtaatctgattggttgattctcacctgagggattgagggaggggtctgtttgttttcagtaatctgattggttgattctcacccgagggattgagggaggggtttgtttgttttcagtaatctgattggttgattctcacctgagggattgagggaggggtttgtttgttttcagtaatctgattggttgattctcacctgagggattgagggaggggtttgtttgttttcagtaatctgattggttgattctcacctgagggattgagggaggggtttgtttgttttcagtaatctgattggttgattctcacctgagggattgagggaggggtttgtttgttttcagtaatctgattggttgattctcacctgagggattgagggaggggtttgtttgttttcagtaatctgattggttgattctcacctgagggattgagggaggggcttgtttgttttcagtaatctgattggttgattctcgcctgagggattgagggaggggtttgtttgttttcagtaatctgattggttgattctcgcctgagggattgagggaggggtctgtttgttttcagtaatctgattggttgattctcacctgagggattgagggaggggtttgtttggtttcagtaatctgattggttgattctcgcctgagggattgagggaggggtctgtttgttttcagtaatctgattggttgattctcacctgagggattgagggaggggtctgtttgttttcagtaatctgattggttgattctcacccgagggattgagggaggggtttgtttgttttcagtaatctgattggttgattctcacctgagggattgagggaggggtttgtttgttttcagtaatctgattggttgattctcacccgagggattgagggaggggtttgtttgttttcagtaatctgattggttgattctcacctgagggattgagggaggggtttgtttgttttcagtaatctgattggttgattctcacctgagggattgagggaggggcttgtttgttttcctcaccAGCTCCGGTCTCCTTCAAGCCTGTTATCAGCAGGTCGTCCATTCGTCCATCCTGTTCCAGGTCATCGACTCTCATTCatcttattgacccttcctacctggacacctTGAAAGTTCAACTTTGACAATGGGcctcacagcgccccctgcaggacgAGAAAAACAATTGTACAGGCAATCCAAAAATTAGTTTTTACAGAAATGACTTAAATCCCGATCAAAAAAGCAAATTGGAtccaaatgttatttttgtcgTTTCCATGGCGATGGCCAAAATTCCCCATGTTATTCTAATGCGGCCGAAAAACCTCCAATGATATAAAAATGACGTATGATGTATATTACCACGGAAACACCCCAAATTTGCCCTCTACATTCTCACACACGTGCCGGTCGTGAAAGTCAGTGACACCCATGCTGCATTTTTTACACGGTTGCCAAGGCGACGGCCAATGTGTCCCATGTTATCCCAATGCGGATTTGACTAAACATAAACCCCGACGGAGCGCTCGGCCGATCTTTAGTTTGGAACCCAACCGATGCAGGAACGGGTCAAAGTGCGCTCCTTGTTTTCAGCCCGCCTCGTCCGACCTGGTGTCCTTGGCTGCAAAGAGACAAGCTAAGATCGAGCGCTTCCGTCAGAAGAAGGAGCTGGAACGCAGGCTGTCGGATGTAAAGCGAGCGGTGGACGGCGGTCAAGCCGACGACGAGGTCTGCAGAGATTTCTACCTTCTGAATGTCAAGAGGTGGATCGCTCTGTCTCTGGAGGAAGTAGAGAGCATcgagcaggaggtggagatcCTCGACAAGATGGATGCTCCCAAACCAGGAGGCGCCCTGCAGCCGGAGCCGCCCGGCAGGCCGGCCTTCAAACCCTTCGTCCTCACCAAGGACCAGGTGCAGGTGAGGCAGAACGGCTGACTCCATGTGGAGGGGGGAGACCCTCACTGACGGGTAATACTAGAATACTGCATGAGTACTTCATGCACGGTGAAGTAACTAGGACGGGGAGACGCTCACTGACGGGTAATACCAGAATACTACATGAGTACTTCATGCCCGGTAAAGTAACTAGGACGGGGAGACACTCGCTGATGGGTAATACTAGAATACTACATGAGTACTTCATGCACGGTGAAGTAACTAGGACGGGGAGACGCTCACTGATGGGTAATACTAGAATACTGCATGAGTACTTCATGCACGGTGAAGTAACTAGGACGGGGAGACGCTCACTGATGGGTAATACTAGAATACTACATGAGTACTTCATGCACGGTGAAGTAACTAGGACGGGGAGACGCTCACTGATGAGTAATACTAGAATACTACGTGAGTACTTCATGCACGGTAAAGTAACTAGGACGGGAAGTTACCCATTACTTCACTGACGGGAGAGACGAGACCTTTTACTTTTACACCAGCGTGCATAATGAGTCCTCC of the Brachionichthys hirsutus isolate HB-005 chromosome 6, CSIRO-AGI_Bhir_v1, whole genome shotgun sequence genome contains:
- the igbp1 gene encoding immunoglobulin-binding protein 1; protein product: MAALERDADAGHASDPDAEPLKVSDLLDRGWRTFEELDSTHEPLASAGVQARVRRGLRMLEEASGMVAQLDLFSSNEELEEVATADLKYLLLPALLGGLTLKRAGRAGRAGRLELVRTARAYFMDFLRRCKEYKLAQFELPTSREGADGASRGGGPTATPASSDLVSLAAKRQAKIERFRQKKELERRLSDVKRAVDGGQADDEVCRDFYLLNVKRWIALSLEEVESIEQEVEILDKMDAPKPGGALQPEPPGRPAFKPFVLTKDQVQAQVFGAGYPSLPTMTVDDWYDQHRKRGVLPDQGVPGTAGEGADAQEGQEEEKEETEESLQKARGWDDWKDTHRRGYGNRHNMG